The following proteins are encoded in a genomic region of Vicingaceae bacterium:
- a CDS encoding lytic transglycosylase: protein MKQWFNILVFLASISIFTQSKGESKSDTLKFKTDFAKLAMIDSVYSVFLADNNYNTFRYSFKSGDDVKRMPEENLIRCFIDQLNERSPFQFSYNSLIYEYIEYYAIKKKSLTEKMLAYAPMYFPVFERFLMQYKVPLEFKYLPIVESAMNPRAVSPAYAVGLWQFIYGTGKLYGLNANSYWDDKSDTYKASEAAAKHLRDLYKVFNDWTLALAAYNCGAGNVQKAIRRSGGKTHFWEIMPYLPRETRNYVPAFIAVSYIMEHYEDFNLYPGQYPVLHALMIDTLHTNGGFTLNDLAEKLDVPSQLIYALNPHFKRGVVPKDHQMKNIYLPVFQVGEFTLNKDSLEQLMPKVTIAESHIPANKGYHIVRSGENLGLIAKRYRVSVRQLQQWNKLRGTTIYAGQKLKVSP, encoded by the coding sequence ATGAAACAATGGTTTAACATATTGGTTTTTCTGGCAAGTATTTCTATTTTTACTCAAAGCAAAGGAGAATCCAAAAGCGATACATTAAAATTCAAAACCGATTTTGCAAAGTTGGCCATGATTGATAGTGTATATTCGGTATTTTTGGCCGACAATAATTACAATACCTTCCGTTATTCCTTTAAATCCGGTGATGATGTCAAACGCATGCCCGAGGAGAACCTAATACGCTGTTTTATCGACCAACTCAACGAAAGAAGTCCATTTCAATTTTCATACAATTCTTTAATCTACGAATATATTGAATATTATGCCATAAAAAAGAAATCATTGACCGAAAAAATGCTTGCTTATGCTCCAATGTATTTCCCGGTCTTTGAGAGGTTTTTGATGCAATACAAAGTACCCCTCGAATTTAAATACCTTCCGATTGTCGAATCTGCCATGAATCCCAGAGCTGTCTCCCCCGCTTATGCTGTCGGTTTATGGCAATTTATTTATGGCACCGGTAAGTTATACGGTTTAAATGCAAATTCATATTGGGACGACAAAAGCGATACCTATAAAGCATCTGAAGCCGCTGCAAAACACTTAAGGGATTTATATAAAGTTTTCAATGATTGGACATTGGCTTTGGCTGCCTATAATTGTGGCGCCGGCAACGTGCAAAAAGCCATACGCAGATCGGGAGGTAAAACACATTTTTGGGAAATCATGCCATACCTGCCTCGCGAAACAAGAAACTATGTGCCCGCTTTTATAGCAGTTAGCTACATCATGGAACATTATGAAGATTTTAATTTGTATCCCGGGCAATACCCGGTTTTACATGCTTTAATGATAGATACCCTTCATACAAACGGTGGGTTCACTTTAAACGATCTTGCCGAAAAACTGGATGTTCCATCACAATTGATTTATGCGCTTAATCCACATTTTAAAAGAGGGGTAGTTCCTAAAGACCATCAGATGAAAAATATTTACCTGCCTGTATTTCAAGTTGGAGAATTCACTTTAAACAAAGATTCTCTTGAACAACTTATGCCAAAAGTCACCATTGCAGAATCTCATATTCCTGCCAATAAAGGATATCATATCGTCAGAAGTGGAGAAAATTTAGGTTTAATTGCCAAAAGATACCGGGTCTCGGTGAGACAATTGCAACAATGGAACAAATTAAGAGGTACCACGATTTATGCCGGTCAAAAACTCAAAGTAAGCCCTTGA